The genomic segment tgcgcccccagagcactttgcgcccacgtatggggtatctccatactcgggagaaattgcattacaaatttagaggatcttttttccccttttacctcttgtgaaaatgaaaagtatagggcaacaccagcatgtcagagtaaaaaaattatttttttacactaacatgctggtgtagaccccaacttcaccttttcataaggggttaaagaagaaaaagccccccaaaatttgtaaggcaatttctcccgagtacggcaataccccatatgtgtcccaaaactgttgccctgaaatacaacagggctccaaagtgagagagcgccatgcgcatttgaggcctgaattagggatttgcataggggtggacataggggtattctatgccaatgattcccaaacagggtgcctccagctgttgcaaaactcccagcatgcctggacagtcaatggctgtccggcaatactgggagttattattttgcaacagctggaggctccgttttggaaacagtagcgtaccagacgtttttcatttttttgggggctgtgtagggataatgtgtatatgtagtgttttttactttttattttaggttagtgttagtgtagtgtttttagggtacagtcacatgggcagaggttcacagcaagtttgccgctgggagtttgagctgcagcgcaaattttgcgccatctcaaacttgcagcactcactgtaaacctccgcccatgtgagtgtaccctgtacattcacattggggggagggggcaaacatccagctgttgcaaactccgagcatgccctttggctgtccgtgcatgctgggagttgtagttttgcaacagctggaggcacactggtttggaaacactaagttaagtaataaactttcaagtgttttgcaaccaaacttagcgtttccaaaccagtgtgcctccagctgttgaaaaactacaactcccagcatgcatggtctgtcagtgcatgctgggagttatagttttgcaacaattgaaacagctggaggcactgaggtagcaaacggacaatgtttcccaactagtgtgcctccagttgttgcaaaactacaactcccagcatgcccagactgcccaagcatgctggaagttgtagttcggcaatatctgaaggatcagatgttgccgaactacaacttccagcatgcttgggcagtctgggcatgctgggagttgtagttttgcaatatctggaggtccacagtttggagaccactgtataatggtctccaatctatgctcttccagatgttagagaactacaactcccagcatgcctgaacagactgagcatgctgggagttgtagttttgcaacatctggaacagcacagattggagaccattatacagtggtctccaaactgtggacctccagatgttacaaaactacaactcccagcatgcccagaaagccaaaggctgtctgggcatgctgggagttgccgttttgaaactcccagaggcagcagtgagatcgctttacggcgatctcactgctgccaatgaagatgccgcactgctgccggaaactcacctccgggacgcagcgccgccgggaccgcctggaggacgtcgctcgcaacgggaccactcgggacaccgcatggtcgggtaagtgatgccgggggatgggtaagggacacttagcagagcggtgtgtgtcccgatccccgtgatcgggacttacacaccgcgctgctaaatattctgatagcgaaacgctgctattagctagtcagagttgaccagctgatagcagcgatcgctgggggggggggggggggggggggatgaaaccccccgtggtcgcatggtaagatggcagctatcagtgatagccaccatcttaccgggcgctgcgggatgccgcgagtagcggcaaaaatgttcatgacgtacctgtatgtcatgggtcgggaacaccttgccacccatgacgtacaggtatgtcataggtcgggaaggggttaatggtatagagaactgtgtctagtgcattaactctgattttttgcccattgaaaccagtaggcccattgtggtctatggggaaagctgctgagttgcccatagcaaccaatcagatcgcttctttcatttttgaaaaagtctctgaaaaatgaaggaagtaatctgattggttgctatgggcaactcagaaacttttccaggaaaatatgctgagttgcccatagcaaccaatcagatcgcttctttcattttgcaaaggcattgtgaaaaatgaaagaagcaatctggttgctatgggcaactgcacaactcttcctctacactggtcttaatgaatctcccccatagagggagatttatcaaaacctgcccagagggaaagtttctgagttgcccatagcaaccaatcagatcgcttctttcatttttgaaaaagcctctgaaaaatgaaggatatttttgagattttggaagctgggatactcactacacccatgcatatctagataattaagtatggggggaacttaaatttattttttaaatcacatggagttttgactttacttcattatggtcgaataaagcacttaaagagttccttaaaattaaagattcactcttttggatgaaaaggggcttatttatgtaaatcaattatacgctttaggtcaaataaagtcgtttgaagagatagcccataagtgtgtggggggaagacaatcacaaacattgttttttacaaataagtaacacagatcataaagcaataaaaggagagattggagatttcagggattctatatataagaaaagtttaattagactatttccttatgcaaagttgctgtctgggcatgctgggagttgtggttctgcagcggttgggggttcacagcttgaagaccactgctatagagggtgcaaatgtatctgagccctggaactcaaataatgtgaaatatgagatgatcaaaatggagcccctgcactaattacttgggttctgaggtctgtaaggtccatagtaaaaacatcaggttctgtctatagcagatactaaatcatggcagctcaaagaaacaagcagtcattctgacatgtcacatgtgatgtcatagacagctggaggcctgacatcccactgacagccgcccgagccttcagtctgttccagtgcgattagtgagaatagtgagattagcgtcttctttttctacttgtctgaaatggagctaaaaggactggggttcgtccccctcctgttggcgttttggtgtgcggcctggcttgccaccagctacatcatgacggtcgtcctcggccatgcagcctcgccactgatgagcatcaggtaagataaacaagcaaatgattcttatttcatgggttgggagtgaggaaatatccataataacattggtttcttttccttcacagtgacgtgggaaatgtctttcccgaaagcatattattcagaattggatttatagggacgtccattggcactttggtactaacctttcttatttataagtatatggttatgcatactgaagagttcaggggtcatcaggtcctgatccagaggatcctgctggccattgtgtgggcctcctgtttttccacagctgttatgcatgtattgtcccccgaagaatatcccaggatacactttgtcagcacgataatttccattacatgtgaagccttatactaccttgggcagtccatccagatgtataaattaccaggagcaaaaaaagtcatccaccatagtagatgcacctgctgtggcctgacttttgtctgtgtagttttctattttggatatgaaacattaaaggaattattccataatgatgaagactgggacgagatccgtgaaatccccatcataatcatcgagtgggtgatgcttctactgatcctgataaacatcgtgacctattattccaccatgcagaggttattgttgaccgtctccagaaacagctgcacactctctcttagagtaaaaattgatgacttcggggtgtagaccaccacgggggccatcaagtggacttctgggagagatactgcacaggacacggaaaacatctaaagaagaataactgggggactacatatggtgccagtaatcatgacacaataatatgagctggtgatattacctatacaaaaaaaaataaaaaaaattataaaaaaatattggtgtgtgaagtgtaatacctagttagaaaaacagaatcaaattcatcattataacccccctctgcattaccctgtttattatttttcaagcaagcactttgttctaattcgtccactctctggcgtgctccttgtataaggggtttgggataccctttttgtttaaaacgatcctccaggttctctagttgttgtaggtatttttgtgtggaagaacaattccttcggattcttttcatttgaccgaatggaatgttcttcttccattatttaagatggcaactgttaaagtcgaggtatctgtttgcattcacctccttaaaatagttggcagtatgcgaacagccatcctgaatatagatatttaaatccaggaactcacattttttgggggactgatgcagcgctgcctttggcaatttctggctctgctatagcgctttttttgagggggcgtgtcggctgccccttcatctggcggtcaacctgcgctatctggccagcgagccagggccccgtacaggagatcacggggccccccagcggtcggacccccgcaatctgaaacttatcccctatccttgggacagggccggactggggatgaaatccagccctggaaattactgtataccagccccacagcattgtgtcattgtgccggcaaacagccaccgagcacaggcgtatcactttgcgtggctatacatatatatatatatcacagaaggaatacaccagtactttgccaaatttttcaataaagtggtgtcagcgaccaagacctgatcatagtccaccacaaattcaaaaagtaaaatggcacaacactcccttataatcagggctggttttaggcttagcgtggccttaggcaaaatcaaaagtggggccccaaaagtcatagtagtgcactaactagatttgaacaattttggtcacttcaaatactataaaaaaaatatctaaaaagctattgaaaagtcccatcaaaa from the Hyla sarda isolate aHylSar1 chromosome 2 unlocalized genomic scaffold, aHylSar1.hap1 SUPER_2_unloc_14, whole genome shotgun sequence genome contains:
- the LOC130298344 gene encoding uncharacterized protein LOC130298344; its protein translation is MELKGLGFVPLLLAFWCAAWLATSYIMTVVLGHAASPLMSISDVGNVFPESILFRIGFIGTSIGTLVLTFLIYKYMVMHTEEFRGHQVLIQRILLAIVWASCFSTAVMHVLSPEEYPRIHFVSTIISITCEALYYLGQSIQMYKLPGAKKVIHHSRCTCCGLTFVCVVFYFGYETLKELFHNDEDWDEIREIPIIIIEWVMLLLILINIVTYYSTMQRLLLTVSRNSCTLSLRVKIDDFGV